A region from the Ptychodera flava strain L36383 chromosome 12, AS_Pfla_20210202, whole genome shotgun sequence genome encodes:
- the LOC139146173 gene encoding uncharacterized protein: MPVIEFSFKTFVLVLAYLISAIQFFRRYPLHDSEVRDTIAFLRGLPGSECGGNFTIYQVTDGTSFVKAVLQSDVRETKLVSCDVLEDGRAADAILWISGLIRNEYVNRNIVQFVNQTTDMRDLLSACRYIMYLEDSAEERRAKSNSIIGINQRSTDVTGGRTMINDTHFNTNTSDQTAAGKSGSQPGSVKTLLNGIYPGTLWCGVNNIAGDIYSKLGPQREADKCCRAHDHCRPNVKSFEHRYHMTNPSLWLMSHCSCDRTFYNCMKRARTQTADEVGRLFFNGLNMKCFDFDFKETCVLSLFGMCLDTEYLCAAVIKDNKRY, translated from the exons ATGCCGGTGATAGAATTCTCCTTTAAGACGTTTGTCTTAGTGCTTGCGTATCTTATCAGTGCGATACAGTTCTTTCGTCGGTACCCGTTGCACGACTCCGAGGTGAGGGATACGATCGCGTTTCTTCGCGGCCTCCCGGGAAGCGAGTGCGGGGGCAATTTTACAATCTACCAAGTCACAGATGGGACGTCATTCGTGAAGGCCGTGCTTCAGTCGGACGTCAGAGAGACGAAGCTCGTCAGTTGCGACGTCTTGGAAGATGGGAGGGCAGCAGACGCTATCTTATGGATCAGCGGTCTCATCCGAAATGAGTATGTCAACAGAAACATTGTACAGTTTGTGAACCAGACGACAGACATGAGAGATTTGCTTTCAGCTTGCCGGTATATCATGTACTTAGAGGATTCCGCAGAGGAGAGACGGGCAAAATCGAACAGCATCATTGGAATAAATCAGAGATCGACAGACGTGACTGG AGGGCGAACTATGATCAACGATACTCATTTCAACACGAACACCTCTGATCAGACAGCTGCTGGAAAGAGTGGATCTCAGCCCGGTTCCGTGAAAACTCTCCTGAATGGAATCTATCCTGGAACTCTATGGTGTGGAGTAAATAATATAGCTGGTGATATCTACAGTAAATTAG GCCCTCAGCGGGAAGCTGACAAATGTTGCCGTGCACACGACCATTGTCGACCCAATGTGAAGTCTTTTGAACACCGTTATCACATGACCAACCCATCGCTGTGGCTAATGTCTCACTGTTCCTGTGACCGGACATTCTACAATTGTATGAAGCGGGCGAGAACACAGACAGCAGATGAAGTGGGCAGGCTCTTCTTCAATGGACTCAATATGAAGTGCTTCGATTTTGACTTCAAGGAAACCTGCGTCCTGAGTTTATTCGGAATGTGCCTTGACACTGAATATTTGTGTGCTGCAGTCATCAAGGACAACAAGAGATATTAA